Proteins found in one Miscanthus floridulus cultivar M001 unplaced genomic scaffold, ASM1932011v1 fs_815_3_4, whole genome shotgun sequence genomic segment:
- the LOC136533223 gene encoding uncharacterized protein has protein sequence MWGGDSNAKQMLKSRGGTGVGVGGLPTAGDEESDYFPATPRKDYWWSTGLLKLVTATVIFMGGVVLGLSVSGSGARYYYNASHAELFFPATTYGCDPRDRDCGMGLAFRAFVHPPRLAHSMTDDELFWRASLVPKAEEFPFQRVPKVAFLFMARGPIPFAPLWDKFFHDHQGLYSVYVHTVPDYKLNVSKSSAFYGRQIPSEEVSWGSITLVDAEKRLLANALLDFSNERFVLLSESCIPVFNFPTVYEYLINSAHSFVESYNIDTPQSAGRYNRRMAP, from the exons ATGCTCAAGTCCCGGGGcggcacgggcgtcggcgtcggggGGTTACCCACAGCCGGGGACGAGGAATCCGACTACTTCCCGGCCACCCCGCGCAAGGACTACTGGTGGTCGACGGGGCTGCTCAAGCTGGTCACCGCCACCGTCATCTTCATGGGCGGCGTCGTGCTGGGCCTCTCCGTCAGCGGCAGCGGGGCGCGCTACTACTACAACGCGTCCCACGCGGAGCTCTTCTTCCCGGCCACCACCTACGGCTGCGACCCGCGGGACCGGGACTGCGGGATGGGACTCGCCTTCAGGGCCTTCGTCCACCCGCCACGCCTCGCGCACTCCATGACCGACGACGAGCTCTTCTGGCGGGCCTCGCTCGTGCCCAAGGCCGAGGAGTTTCCCTTCCAGCGGGTGCCCAAGGTCGCCTTCCTCTTCATGGCGCGCGGGCCCATCCCCTTCGCGCCGCTCTGGGACAAGTTCTTCCACGATCACCAGGGGCTCTACTCCGTCTACGTCCACACCGTGCCGGACTATAAGCTCAATGTTTCCAAGAGCTCCGCCTTCTACGGCAGACAGATCCCAAGCGAG GAGGTGTCTTGGGGATCAATAACCCTGGTGGATGCTGAGAAGCGCCTGCTGGCCAATGCGTTGCTGGATTTCTCAAATGAGCGCTTTGTGCTGCTTTCAGAGAGCTGCATTCCTGTGTTCAACTTCCCGACTGTCTACGAGTACCTCATCAACTCGGCACACAGTTTCGTTGAGTCCTACAACATCGACACTCCTCAGTCTGC